A window of the Syntrophothermus lipocalidus DSM 12680 genome harbors these coding sequences:
- a CDS encoding ferredoxin family protein translates to MKRLAPEQLLAIDKFLVDDEYRHIVLDRDKCKSCHGRPCIYACPAGLYNLKDGEVTFDCAGCLECGTCRVVCPQSLQWEYPRGGFGIVYRYG, encoded by the coding sequence TTGAAACGCTTAGCTCCAGAACAGTTGCTGGCTATAGACAAGTTTTTAGTAGATGACGAATACCGACACATAGTTTTGGATCGGGACAAGTGCAAGTCATGTCACGGTAGACCGTGTATTTACGCTTGCCCGGCTGGGTTGTACAATCTTAAGGACGGCGAAGTTACTTTCGATTGTGCAGGTTGTTTGGAGTGTGGGACCTGCCGGGTTGTTTGCCCTCAATCGCTGCAGTGGGAATACCCCAGGGGCGGGTTTGGTATCGTTTATCGTTATGGGTAG
- a CDS encoding sigma 54-interacting transcriptional regulator: MRVKDVMTTDLVVIRPEQTIREVAGVLSEPSIDSLPVVDEAGRLLGLVSKSDVLKAFTKSLDPNTPVSEIMTGNEVKVAHPEDAVEEDSAEISCLPVVYKEKLVGVCTRSNLTRAVIEKLQHVRDELFTIINSIHNPIVSIDNRGAVRVINRSAEKLLGKGSDRVIGKNVRAVFFTTKLLETLKTGKTETSQKIKLNDKYFISNRTPIVRDGKIVGAVAIMQDITELEEVSRELRNVKELNSELDAIIQSSFDGLFVTDSEGRVVRVNRAYERITGLNEKDLLGKTMEDMIEEGMFSNSASLLVLEKKEPVTIIQENRNGKVTLVTGNPVFDDSGEIFRVVTNVRDITELNPLKQELEQARGLTRHYEHQLQQLRIVYSGGKLVVNSDKMRALVDLVMRLAQVDSTILIQGESGVGKELIAETIHNNSPRKDGPFIKVNCGAIPENLLESELFGYEDGAFTGARKEGKIGLFELAAGGTLFLDEISELPLNLQVKLLRTIQEKEVTRVGGAHPIKVDIRIIAGSNRDLAAMVKAKKFREDLYYRLNVVPVYVPPLRERKEEIPALVAHFLNRFNEQYNLNKNVAPAVVDVFMGYDWPGNVRELENLIERLVVITPGDVITTDELPPYLLSKPSDISVRVSVADVVPLKHAIESVERQILEKAFSRFKSTRRVAKELGVNQSTVVRKAAKYNIAILDR, encoded by the coding sequence GTGAGGGTAAAGGATGTCATGACTACAGATCTGGTGGTAATACGGCCTGAACAGACTATCCGGGAAGTGGCAGGGGTATTATCGGAACCGAGCATCGACAGCCTGCCGGTAGTAGACGAGGCAGGAAGGTTGTTAGGGCTTGTCAGCAAGAGCGATGTTTTGAAAGCTTTTACGAAGAGCCTAGACCCGAATACTCCTGTTAGCGAAATCATGACGGGGAATGAGGTTAAAGTAGCGCACCCCGAAGATGCAGTTGAAGAAGATTCGGCAGAAATCAGTTGTCTGCCTGTAGTGTATAAAGAAAAGCTGGTAGGTGTTTGTACCCGGTCGAATCTGACCAGAGCTGTGATCGAAAAGTTGCAGCATGTTCGGGACGAGCTGTTCACGATTATAAACTCTATCCACAACCCGATAGTCTCGATAGACAATCGGGGAGCGGTTAGGGTCATAAACCGGTCTGCAGAAAAGTTGTTGGGCAAGGGGTCAGATAGGGTCATAGGGAAGAATGTCAGGGCTGTTTTCTTTACTACCAAGTTATTAGAGACCCTTAAGACTGGCAAAACCGAGACTTCTCAAAAGATAAAACTGAACGACAAGTATTTTATTTCCAATCGCACCCCAATAGTCAGAGACGGAAAGATCGTGGGCGCGGTCGCGATTATGCAAGACATTACCGAGTTGGAGGAAGTGTCGAGAGAGCTGCGCAATGTAAAAGAACTGAATTCGGAACTAGATGCGATAATCCAGTCTTCATTTGACGGGTTATTTGTTACTGACAGCGAAGGCCGAGTGGTTCGGGTGAACCGGGCATACGAACGCATAACCGGTTTGAACGAGAAGGACTTGTTAGGCAAGACCATGGAGGATATGATAGAAGAAGGCATGTTTTCTAATTCTGCATCCTTGTTGGTTCTTGAGAAAAAAGAACCGGTGACTATCATCCAGGAAAACCGGAATGGTAAAGTAACGCTGGTAACCGGTAACCCTGTGTTTGACGACAGCGGAGAGATTTTTCGGGTGGTAACCAATGTAAGGGATATAACTGAGCTCAACCCATTGAAACAGGAACTGGAACAGGCCCGCGGTTTGACCAGGCATTACGAGCATCAACTGCAGCAGTTGCGTATAGTGTATTCTGGCGGAAAGCTCGTTGTTAACTCGGATAAAATGCGGGCTCTTGTAGATTTGGTCATGCGTTTGGCCCAGGTTGATTCCACCATATTGATTCAAGGGGAATCCGGAGTCGGAAAAGAGCTGATAGCCGAGACTATCCATAACAACAGCCCGCGTAAAGACGGGCCGTTCATTAAGGTTAACTGCGGCGCCATTCCCGAAAATCTTCTGGAGTCAGAGCTTTTTGGTTATGAGGATGGCGCGTTTACCGGAGCACGCAAGGAAGGGAAAATAGGCCTGTTTGAACTGGCAGCCGGGGGTACCCTATTCCTAGATGAGATCAGCGAATTGCCGCTGAATCTTCAAGTCAAGCTGTTGCGAACAATTCAGGAAAAAGAGGTCACTCGAGTGGGCGGGGCGCACCCTATCAAGGTGGATATACGAATTATTGCCGGTAGCAACCGGGACTTGGCTGCCATGGTCAAGGCGAAAAAATTCAGAGAGGACCTGTATTACCGCCTCAATGTGGTGCCGGTTTACGTTCCGCCTCTGAGGGAGAGAAAAGAGGAGATACCGGCTTTAGTGGCTCACTTTTTAAATAGGTTTAACGAGCAGTATAATTTGAACAAGAACGTAGCACCGGCAGTGGTAGACGTGTTCATGGGCTACGATTGGCCTGGGAATGTCAGAGAATTGGAGAATCTGATTGAGAGATTAGTAGTAATAACCCCCGGAGACGTGATTACGACGGATGAATTGCCTCCCTATTTACTCAGTAAGCCTTCCGACATCAGCGTGCGGGTATCGGTTGCAGATGTTGTACCTCTCAAGCATGCGATCGAGAGTGTGGAGAGACAGATACTAGAGAAAGCCTTTTCCAGGTTTAAAAGCACCCGCCGGGTAGCGAAGGAACTGGGAGTCAATCAATCCACCGTGGTTCGAAAAGCAGCCAAGTATAATATAGCTATTTTGGACAGGTGA
- a CDS encoding acetyl-CoA C-acetyltransferase has product MSREVVLVGACRTPIGTFGGTLKDMTAVQLGTIVMKEALKRAGISGDQVDEVIFGCVLQAGQGQNVARQCAIHAGIPETVTSFTINKVCGSGLRAVSLAAQIIKAGDADIVLAGGTESMTNAPYLVPKARYGYRMGDGKLVDEMVFGGLTDIFNGYHMGITAENVNEMYGITREEQDEFGLRSQERAFAAIESGRFKDEIVPVVIKTKKGEVVFDTDEHPRRTTMEALAKLKPAFKKDGSVTAGNASGINDGAAAVVVMSKEKADELGIKPMARVVSYASGGVDPKIMGVGPVPATKKALAKAGLTLDDIDLIEANEAFAAQSIAVARDMGWDKMMDKVNVNGGAIALGHPIGASGCRILVTLLYEMQKRNAKRGLATLCIGGGQGTTLIVESL; this is encoded by the coding sequence ATGAGCAGAGAGGTCGTTTTGGTAGGGGCATGTCGCACTCCGATAGGGACTTTTGGAGGGACTCTTAAGGACATGACGGCGGTACAGTTGGGTACAATCGTCATGAAGGAAGCATTGAAGAGAGCCGGGATCTCAGGGGACCAGGTAGATGAGGTAATATTCGGATGTGTGTTGCAGGCAGGACAGGGACAGAACGTTGCCCGCCAGTGTGCTATTCATGCGGGGATACCGGAAACGGTCACGTCGTTCACCATTAACAAGGTATGCGGTTCTGGTCTAAGAGCAGTCAGCCTTGCGGCGCAGATCATCAAAGCAGGGGACGCTGACATTGTATTGGCTGGCGGCACCGAGAGCATGACCAACGCTCCTTATCTGGTTCCTAAAGCCCGTTACGGATATCGCATGGGCGACGGCAAGCTGGTGGACGAGATGGTGTTCGGCGGGTTGACCGACATCTTCAACGGGTATCACATGGGGATTACCGCGGAGAATGTAAACGAAATGTATGGGATAACCAGGGAGGAACAGGACGAATTTGGATTAAGGAGCCAGGAGAGGGCTTTCGCAGCTATAGAATCTGGCAGATTTAAGGACGAGATCGTGCCGGTAGTCATCAAGACCAAGAAGGGCGAGGTAGTTTTCGATACAGATGAACATCCCCGCCGTACTACGATGGAGGCCTTGGCCAAGCTAAAACCGGCGTTTAAGAAAGACGGCAGTGTAACTGCAGGTAACGCTTCGGGGATAAACGACGGGGCAGCGGCGGTAGTAGTCATGTCGAAAGAAAAGGCGGACGAACTGGGAATCAAGCCGATGGCCAGAGTAGTAAGCTATGCCTCGGGCGGGGTGGATCCCAAGATTATGGGTGTAGGACCTGTACCTGCTACTAAGAAAGCATTAGCCAAAGCCGGATTAACCTTAGACGATATAGATCTGATTGAAGCCAACGAAGCATTTGCTGCCCAATCCATAGCGGTGGCACGCGATATGGGCTGGGACAAGATGATGGACAAGGTTAACGTAAACGGAGGGGCAATAGCCCTGGGTCATCCGATCGGAGCTTCTGGTTGTCGTATACTCGTAACTCTGCTCTATGAAATGCAAAAGAGGAACGCGAAGCGGGGACTGGCAACCTTGTGTATCGGTGGTGGACAAGGGACCACGCTTATTGTCGAGAGTTTATAG
- a CDS encoding acyl-CoA dehydrogenase has product MPHNNYLLQTRDIKFVIKEWLETERLLSMDAYKDYYGVDDFDSILDVNYKVCRDVMCPANKDADEIGMKFVGGNEQAVVSPESFKKVYNTVMEAGLGPQFGDRSAEGRMPLSWYAPILEMQTAASPAIVMFWCLTQGATTIIQYNCSEFLKNLFLPKMYTGEWAGTMCLTEPQAGSDLNAVATRAFPTDKKGIYKIKGQKCFITSGDHDLSKNIIHMVLAKTPDALPGTAGISLFIVPKFWVDENGNVGGWNDVTTVGIEHKMGLHGSSTCTLAFGENDNCYGYLVGEEPVGGRGKGLSYMFQMMNEERLNTGLFALGTITSAYYAALDYTKIRVQSPSFKNPKGPAVRIIEHEDVRRMLMYQKSCMEAIRALIYSTYFHVDLIHDSPDPAEREWADDVFMIQNPLCKAYSSDMAWLLTAEAIQCHGGYGYMEEYAPASLARDCKIYAIWEGTNFIQANDLTGRKFSMKKGEPFRKWVDAIGEFIAQKKTPEFANEFAMMEEAFATYKQILATNESWKATRPELTPLFATRILHATAMVKCGQLLLDQGLLAAKKLAELGEDHYDANFYKGKIASAKFYVMNVVPNVFGIDKAMKAADTSAIDLPEEAYM; this is encoded by the coding sequence GTGCCTCATAATAACTATTTGCTCCAGACGCGCGATATTAAGTTTGTTATTAAAGAATGGCTGGAGACGGAAAGGCTGCTGTCCATGGATGCCTACAAAGACTACTACGGAGTTGACGATTTTGATTCTATCCTCGACGTCAACTACAAGGTCTGCCGCGATGTAATGTGCCCGGCCAACAAGGACGCAGATGAGATTGGAATGAAGTTTGTCGGCGGCAACGAGCAGGCGGTTGTGAGTCCAGAGTCCTTCAAGAAAGTCTATAATACGGTGATGGAAGCCGGGTTGGGCCCACAGTTTGGAGACCGTTCCGCGGAAGGGCGCATGCCGCTCAGCTGGTACGCCCCCATCCTGGAGATGCAGACGGCTGCGTCGCCGGCTATCGTCATGTTTTGGTGCCTGACCCAAGGGGCGACCACCATTATTCAATATAACTGTTCAGAGTTTCTGAAGAACCTTTTCCTGCCTAAAATGTATACGGGCGAATGGGCTGGAACCATGTGTCTGACCGAGCCCCAGGCTGGTTCTGACCTGAACGCGGTTGCTACCCGCGCATTCCCTACGGACAAGAAAGGGATCTACAAGATTAAGGGACAGAAGTGCTTCATTACTTCGGGGGACCACGATCTGAGCAAGAATATAATTCACATGGTTTTGGCTAAGACCCCGGATGCTCTGCCTGGCACCGCCGGTATTTCGTTGTTTATTGTTCCTAAGTTCTGGGTAGATGAGAACGGGAACGTGGGGGGCTGGAACGACGTAACCACCGTCGGCATCGAGCACAAGATGGGGCTCCATGGATCCTCTACCTGTACCCTGGCGTTTGGCGAGAACGATAACTGCTACGGCTATCTAGTAGGCGAGGAGCCGGTAGGAGGGCGCGGCAAAGGCCTGTCCTACATGTTCCAGATGATGAACGAAGAGCGCCTGAACACCGGGTTGTTCGCTCTTGGAACCATCACATCGGCATACTATGCAGCTCTAGACTACACCAAAATTCGCGTGCAGAGCCCGTCCTTCAAAAACCCGAAAGGGCCGGCTGTACGTATAATCGAGCACGAGGACGTCAGGCGCATGCTCATGTATCAGAAGTCCTGTATGGAAGCGATTAGAGCTCTCATCTACTCGACCTATTTCCATGTCGACCTGATTCACGATTCCCCTGACCCAGCAGAGCGGGAGTGGGCTGACGACGTCTTCATGATTCAGAACCCGCTGTGCAAAGCATACTCCTCCGATATGGCTTGGTTATTGACTGCGGAAGCTATCCAGTGTCACGGCGGTTACGGCTATATGGAAGAGTACGCTCCGGCTTCACTGGCACGTGACTGCAAGATCTACGCTATATGGGAAGGAACTAACTTCATCCAGGCCAATGACCTTACCGGCCGCAAGTTCTCCATGAAGAAGGGAGAACCGTTTAGGAAGTGGGTCGACGCTATTGGTGAATTCATAGCCCAGAAGAAGACGCCGGAGTTTGCTAACGAATTCGCGATGATGGAAGAGGCGTTTGCCACCTACAAACAAATCTTAGCGACTAACGAGTCCTGGAAAGCTACCCGTCCCGAACTAACACCGTTATTCGCAACTCGCATACTGCACGCGACTGCCATGGTTAAGTGCGGCCAGCTTCTGCTCGACCAGGGTTTGTTAGCAGCCAAGAAACTGGCTGAACTAGGCGAAGACCATTACGATGCCAATTTCTACAAGGGCAAGATCGCAAGCGCCAAGTTCTATGTTATGAACGTTGTACCTAACGTGTTTGGTATCGACAAGGCCATGAAGGCAGCGGACACCAGCGCTATCGATCTGCCAGAAGAGGCATATATGTAA
- a CDS encoding butyryl-CoA:acetate CoA-transferase, giving the protein MGLMDEYRSKLVTAEQAVKVVKSGDWVDYGWCVGHAYELDKALAARAEELTDVKVRGGVTLWMPEIFKIENPGDHFTWMSWHFMGVDRKIYEMGCGYYGPIKYNELPRYYRNHVKDVDVAMFQVAPMDRHGYFNFGPQTSHMMAVCERAKIIIVEVNENMPRCLGGYESEIHISKVDYIVEGPNPPLAQLPSAPPTEVDKRVAELIVSQIGDGACLQLGTGWMPNAVGTMIAESDLKDLGVHTEMYVDAFVDIYNAGKITGARKSIDRFRQAFAFGAGTNKLYEFVNDNPGVASYPVDYTNHPSQVAKLDNFISINNAIEIDLFGQVCSESSGIRHISGTGGQLDFVQGAYDSRGGKSFICLSSTYGKKGELKSRIVPTLTPGSIVTDPRTATHIIVTEYGMANLKGLSTWERAEAIINIAHPDFRDQLIAEAEKMKIWRRSNKRGSQTVVA; this is encoded by the coding sequence GTGGGGTTGATGGATGAGTACAGAAGCAAGCTAGTCACAGCAGAGCAGGCAGTCAAGGTTGTAAAATCGGGGGACTGGGTTGATTACGGCTGGTGCGTCGGACATGCATATGAACTGGACAAAGCCCTAGCCGCCCGGGCCGAGGAGCTTACCGACGTAAAAGTCAGAGGCGGAGTAACCCTGTGGATGCCAGAAATATTCAAGATTGAAAACCCGGGAGACCATTTCACGTGGATGAGCTGGCATTTTATGGGAGTTGATCGCAAAATCTACGAGATGGGTTGTGGATATTACGGCCCCATCAAGTACAATGAACTACCCCGGTACTATCGTAACCACGTTAAAGATGTAGATGTGGCGATGTTCCAAGTAGCCCCTATGGACAGGCACGGTTACTTCAATTTTGGACCGCAAACATCGCACATGATGGCAGTCTGCGAGCGAGCCAAGATCATCATCGTTGAAGTCAACGAAAACATGCCGAGGTGTTTGGGGGGGTACGAGAGCGAGATTCACATATCTAAGGTAGACTACATTGTAGAAGGACCCAATCCTCCTCTGGCTCAGCTTCCGTCGGCTCCACCTACGGAAGTGGACAAAAGAGTAGCAGAATTAATAGTGAGCCAGATTGGCGACGGAGCTTGTCTGCAGCTGGGGACAGGCTGGATGCCAAATGCGGTCGGGACGATGATAGCCGAGTCCGACTTGAAGGATCTCGGGGTACACACCGAGATGTACGTCGACGCGTTCGTTGATATTTACAATGCTGGGAAAATAACGGGAGCCAGAAAATCCATTGATCGCTTCCGGCAGGCTTTTGCTTTTGGAGCAGGTACGAATAAACTGTACGAGTTCGTGAACGATAATCCCGGAGTAGCCAGCTATCCCGTAGATTATACCAATCATCCCTCTCAGGTAGCCAAGCTGGACAACTTTATTTCCATAAACAACGCGATTGAGATAGACTTATTCGGGCAGGTTTGTTCGGAGTCTTCAGGTATTCGACACATAAGCGGCACCGGGGGACAGCTTGATTTCGTGCAGGGGGCGTATGATTCCCGAGGAGGGAAGAGTTTCATCTGTTTATCCTCAACCTATGGTAAGAAAGGAGAACTTAAATCCAGAATAGTTCCTACTTTGACTCCGGGAAGCATTGTTACCGACCCTCGTACGGCGACGCACATAATTGTTACCGAATATGGAATGGCTAACCTAAAGGGATTGAGTACCTGGGAAAGAGCTGAAGCTATAATCAACATCGCTCATCCTGACTTCCGGGACCAGCTGATTGCCGAAGCTGAAAAAATGAAGATCTGGAGGAGAAGCAACAAGCGGGGTTCGCAAACGGTTGTGGCTTAG
- a CDS encoding sigma 54-interacting transcriptional regulator produces MKFKEVMTPNPLTLSPDQTVREVASIFLGRRIDGAPVVNEWGELIGLFTKSHIMRVVAEGRDLDTPVRDLMTKDNIITAGPEDDIDDFYQGPEEISGTKVIDPLHGFMGGEVAIQKAQFGRLPIVEGKKVVGMFTRTDTTKVFLEQLQKVGSELVTILDSVHNGILSVDRRGDIRVFNRAAERLLGKSAEAVLGKNAKACFPTTKILETLKTGEARYAVRVNINNKTLISNHAPIIKDGEIIGAVAVFQDITELEEISRELEYTKELNAELDAIFESSYDGLFVTDGNGVVVRLNKALERTTGLKGEEMLGKNMRELVDTGYFSDSVTLLAIEKREPVTLLEKTGAGKIILVTGNPIFNQKGEVVRVLTNCRDITELTELRDKLERMQGLSKHYATQLQQLRMKYAEWQHMVISSAKMENLMELVVRLAQVDSTILIQGESGVGKELIAETIHANSPRRKGPFIKVNCGAIPENLLESELFGYEEGAFTGARKEGKAGTFELAGGGILFLDEIGELPLNLQVKLLRVLQDREITRVGGTKSIPIDVRIIAGTNRDLAKMVEEKLFREDLFYRLNVVPLVVPPLRERLEEIPAFVSHFLNKYNQRYSLHKRVAPEVIDAFMQYNWPGNVRELENLIERLVVTTAHDTITCEDLPPYLGGSRANQVTSEIAVSEVIPLRYAIEALEKQLLEKAFAKYKTTRKIAKELGVNQSTVVRKAAKYGLGTHRTAVNT; encoded by the coding sequence ATGAAGTTTAAAGAAGTTATGACCCCTAATCCGCTGACTTTGAGCCCTGACCAGACGGTTAGAGAGGTCGCCTCGATTTTCTTAGGAAGACGTATCGACGGTGCTCCAGTAGTAAACGAGTGGGGTGAGCTCATCGGGCTTTTTACCAAAAGCCATATAATGCGGGTAGTGGCCGAAGGAAGGGATCTCGATACACCGGTAAGAGACTTGATGACTAAGGACAACATAATAACCGCAGGGCCAGAGGACGACATCGACGATTTCTATCAAGGACCGGAAGAGATATCGGGGACCAAGGTCATCGACCCCTTACACGGGTTTATGGGGGGCGAGGTTGCCATCCAAAAAGCCCAGTTCGGAAGGCTGCCTATTGTCGAAGGTAAGAAAGTCGTAGGTATGTTTACCCGGACTGATACCACCAAGGTGTTCCTGGAGCAGTTGCAAAAGGTAGGCAGCGAGTTGGTGACCATACTCGATTCGGTTCACAACGGGATACTGTCTGTGGATCGCCGTGGGGACATCAGGGTATTCAACCGGGCTGCCGAAAGGCTCTTGGGGAAATCGGCAGAGGCGGTTCTGGGCAAAAACGCCAAAGCCTGTTTTCCCACCACCAAGATACTGGAAACCCTGAAAACCGGTGAAGCCAGGTACGCGGTGAGGGTGAACATCAACAACAAGACCTTGATTTCGAACCACGCACCGATTATCAAAGACGGGGAAATCATAGGGGCGGTTGCGGTTTTTCAGGATATCACGGAACTGGAAGAGATATCACGAGAATTGGAGTACACCAAAGAGTTAAACGCGGAACTAGACGCCATCTTCGAGTCTTCCTATGACGGGCTTTTCGTTACCGACGGGAACGGGGTTGTGGTTAGGTTAAACAAGGCTTTGGAAAGGACTACTGGCCTCAAAGGGGAAGAAATGCTGGGCAAAAACATGAGGGAACTGGTGGACACGGGTTACTTTTCCGATTCAGTCACTTTGCTGGCTATTGAGAAACGGGAACCCGTTACCTTGCTGGAGAAAACCGGTGCTGGGAAAATAATCTTGGTTACAGGTAACCCAATATTCAACCAAAAGGGAGAAGTTGTACGGGTTTTGACCAACTGCCGGGATATCACTGAGCTTACGGAACTGCGGGATAAGCTGGAGCGGATGCAGGGGTTGTCGAAACACTATGCTACCCAATTACAGCAACTGCGTATGAAATATGCGGAGTGGCAGCACATGGTTATCAGTTCTGCGAAGATGGAGAACCTCATGGAGTTGGTGGTACGGCTGGCTCAAGTAGATTCCACGATACTGATACAAGGGGAATCCGGGGTCGGCAAAGAGTTAATCGCGGAGACTATTCACGCCAACAGCCCCCGGCGCAAGGGGCCTTTCATCAAGGTTAACTGCGGTGCGATTCCCGAGAACCTTTTGGAGTCGGAGCTCTTCGGTTATGAGGAAGGGGCTTTTACCGGGGCCAGAAAAGAGGGTAAAGCCGGGACCTTTGAACTGGCCGGCGGGGGCATCCTGTTCTTAGACGAAATAGGCGAATTGCCCCTGAACCTGCAGGTGAAACTGCTAAGGGTGCTGCAGGATCGGGAAATCACCCGGGTAGGCGGAACCAAGTCTATCCCCATAGATGTCCGTATAATCGCAGGTACTAACCGAGACCTGGCTAAAATGGTGGAAGAGAAACTGTTCCGTGAAGACCTCTTTTACCGTTTAAACGTGGTACCTCTGGTAGTTCCTCCTCTGCGCGAGCGTTTGGAGGAGATTCCCGCTTTTGTGAGCCATTTTCTTAACAAGTATAACCAGAGGTACAGTTTGCACAAGCGAGTGGCACCAGAGGTGATCGACGCTTTCATGCAGTATAACTGGCCCGGTAACGTACGTGAATTAGAAAACTTGATTGAACGATTGGTTGTTACTACTGCGCACGATACCATAACCTGCGAAGACTTGCCGCCCTATTTGGGAGGAAGCAGGGCTAATCAGGTCACTTCTGAGATAGCAGTCTCGGAAGTAATTCCGTTGAGGTATGCCATTGAAGCCTTGGAAAAGCAATTGCTGGAGAAGGCTTTTGCCAAGTACAAAACAACCCGTAAAATAGCCAAAGAGTTAGGCGTAAACCAGTCAACCGTGGTCAGGAAAGCGGCAAAGTACGGGTTAGGTACCCACCGAACCGCTGTGAATACCTAA